One region of Molothrus aeneus isolate 106 chromosome 1, BPBGC_Maene_1.0, whole genome shotgun sequence genomic DNA includes:
- the EVX1 gene encoding homeobox even-skipped homolog protein 1 produces METRKEMVMFLEGTTLGALVGKRVPNLSEAVGSPAAEPQEKMIHRNCISPRPGPLSSRERGGGGGGGGEDEEEVEVLPGTGTVPESRSAAAALLSAGQQPPVPELPSSKGQQSSSDTESDFYEEIEVSCTPDCATGSAEYQHSKGPCSEALAGSPSGGGDHPKGSGGSGGSQGSLACSASDQMRRYRTAFTREQIARLEKEFYRENYVSRPRRCELAAALNLPETTIKVWFQNRRMKDKRQRLAMTWPHPADPAFYTYMMSHAAATGNLPYPFPSHLPLPYYSHMGIGATSASAATPFSTPLRPLDTFRVLSHPYPRPELLCAFRHPSLYPAPTHGLSSAGGSPCSCLACHSGQSNGLAQRPSGSDFTCSATTRTDSFLTFTPSVLSKATSVSMDQREEVPLTR; encoded by the exons ATGGAAACCAGGAAGGAGATGGTGATGTTTCTGGAGGGGACTACTCTTGGCGCTCTAGTTGGCAAGAGGGTGCCTAATTTGTCCGAAGCAGTGGGGAGCCCCGCTGCGGAGCCGCAGGAGAAGATGATCCATCGGAACTGCATCAGCCCCAGACCTGGCCCCTTGTCGTCccgggagagaggaggaggaggaggtggcggAGGAGAAGACGAAGAGGAGGTGGAGgtgctgccagggacagggacggtGCCGGAGAGCCGCTCGGCGGCGGCAGCACTGCTTTCGGCCGGACAGCAGCCCCCCGTCCCGGAGCTCCCCTCCagcaaagggcagcagagcagctcggACACCGAGTCGGATTTCTATGAGGAAATCGAGGTGAGCTGCACCCCGGACTGCGCCACGGGGAGCGCCGAGTACCAGCACAGCAAAG GGCCGTGCTCCGAGGCGCTGGCCGGCAGCCCCAGCGGCGGGGGGGATCACCCCAAGGGCAGCGGAGGCAGCGGCGGCTCCCAGGGCTCGCTGGCCTGCAGCGCCAGCGACCAGATGCGCCGCTACCGCACCGCCTTCACCCGCGAGCAGATCGCCCGGCTGGAGAAGGAGTTTTACCGGGAGAATTACGTGTCCAGGCCCCGGAGATGTGAGCTGGCGGCTGCTCTAAATCTGCCAGAAACCACCATCAAG GTTTGGTTCCAGAACCGCAGGATGAAGGACAAGCGGCAGCGCCTGGCCATGACCTGGCCTCACCCGGCCGACCCGGCGTTTTATACGTACATGATGAGCCACGCGGCAGCCACCGGGAACCTGCCGTACCCGTTCCCGTCCCACCTGCCCCTGCCCTACTACTCCCACATGGGCATCGGCGCCACATCGGCCTCTGCCGCCACCCCCTTCAGTACCCCCCTGAGGCCTCTGGACACCTTCAGGGTCCTGTCCCACCCGTACCCGAGACCAGAACTGCTGTGCGCCTTCAGACATCCCTCTCTCTACCCTGCCCCAACTCATGGACTCAGCAGCGCcgggggcagcccctgctcctgcctggcatgCCACAGCGGCCAGTCCAACGGGCTGGCGCAGAGACCCTCCGGATCAGACTTTACCTGTTCGGCCACAACCAGGACTGACTCCTTTCTCACTTTCACGCCCTCTGTGCTGAGCAAAGCCACCTCAGTTTCCATGGACCAGAGAGAAGAAGTACCTTTAACGAGATAA